A genomic segment from Melanotaenia boesemani isolate fMelBoe1 chromosome 9, fMelBoe1.pri, whole genome shotgun sequence encodes:
- the LOC121646149 gene encoding extracellular calcium-sensing receptor-like: MIRNDLWINGVNSVDSSSPQCVKLEDNEPLTLQSDGDVVIGGFFPLHYVVSESHHSYHNKPQTTLCSGFDQRAFRWMMTMVFAVEEINNNSNLLPGVKLGYRIMDSCDNVHTSLQSLFSLVNDKTQPETSACLSGSPIPAVIGLASSSPTRAVAQTLGPFNIPLVSYFATCTCLTNKNIYPSFLRTVPNDLFQVRGLVQLVTFLGWFWVGTIGTTDDYSQYGIQAFSNQFKQQGGCVAFHLTIPTSPTMAEIQEMADRMQSSTAKVMVVFATEGQLLDLFIELAQRNLTGLQWVASEAWVTAGLLTSPLFHPLLEGTLGFSFPGVRIPGLKEYLLNVRPSPKPGMELINTFWEEMFGCRSSLKVSSDESKDAAEIPACSGLEDLSLTTSSYSDVSQVRISYNVYKAVYAIAHALHTLLNCDSAGSDKRKCEKQNPFTSKQLLYYLKTVNFTDQFGEKVYFDSNGEPVPLYDIINWQKDIKGKIRFIKVGSYDGSGPVGKQLQVKQSTIVWTRGQSQVPVSQCSPSCPPGSRQARRTGEPHCCFDCLSCADGEISNQTGSTECIKCPESYWSDKDRVKCVAGVEEFLSFSDTMGIILVALTSFGVILTSIVTIVFHHYRTTPIVKANNSEISFLLLLSLKLCFLCSLMFIGQPSVWTCRIRQAAFGISFVICLSCLLVKTIVVLLAFQSNVPRSRKLFDPSHQRAMIMCTTAPQICLCAGWLLGAPPFPFRNPAYQALTGKIVVECKEPWPPGFYLVLSYIGLLAFVCLLLAFLGRKLPDTFNEAKLITFSMLIFWAVWISFIPAYVSSHGKFSVAVEIFAILASSFGLLLCIFLPKCYIILLHPERNIKKGMTGKFLK, translated from the exons ATGATAAGGAATGATTTATGGATAAATGGGGTGAATAGTGTTGATAGTAGTTCACCTCAGTGTGTGAAACTGGAAGATAACGAGCCTCTGACTTTGCAGTCAGACGGTGATGTTGTAATTGGAGGGTTTTTTCCTCTGCACTATGTGGTCTCTGAGTCACACCACAGCTACCACAACAAACCTCAAACCACATTGTGCAGCGG gtttgACCAAAGAGCCTTCCGGTGGATGATGACTATGGTGTTTGCTGTGGAGGAAATTAACAATAACTCAAACCTTTTACCGGGTGTTAAATTAGGCTACCGGATCATGGACAGCTGTGACAATGTCCACACCAGCCTGCAATCCCTTTTCTCTTTAGTCA ATGACAAAACACAGCCTGAAACTTCTGCGTGTCTATCTGGTTCTCCCATTCCTGCTGTGATTGGTCTTGCATCCTCTTCCCCAACAAGAGCTGTAGCACAGACTCTCGGTCCTTTCAACATCCCACTG GTGAGTTATTTTGCCACTTGTACCTGTCTTACTAACAAGAATATATACCCATCATTTCTGCGAACCGTGCCGAATGATCTCTTTCAAGTCAGAGGTCTTGTACAGCTGGTCACATTCTTAGGTTGGTTCTGGGTGGGCACAATAGGGACCACG GATGACTATAGTCAATATGGCATCCAAGCATTCTCTAATCAGTTTAAACAACAAGGCGGGTGTGTGGCATTTCATCTCACTATTCCAACATCACCCACAATGGCTGAGATACAAGAAATGGCAGACAGAATGCAGAGCTCAACTGCAAAGGTCATGGTGGTCTTTGCCACAGAGGGACAACTGCTGGATCTGTTTATAGAA CTTGCTCAGAGAAATTTAACAGGGCTACAGTGGGTAGCTAGTGAAGCTTGGGTTACTGCTGGCCTTTTGACCTCACCACTCTTCCACCCTCTTTTAGAGGGAACACTGGGCTTCTCCTTCCCTGGAGTCAGGATCCCTGGCCTGAAAGAATACCTTTTAAATGTCCGCCCCTCTCCCAAACCAGGAATGGAACTCATCAACACGTTCTGGGAAGAAATGTTTGGTTGT AGAAGCTCACTGAAAGTTTCATCTGATGAAAGTAAAGATGCTGCTGAAATACCTGCATGTTCAGGTTTAGAGGATCTGAGTCTCACTACTAGCAGTTATTCTGATGTATCCCAGGTCAGAATATCCTACAATGTGTATAAAGCTGTATATGCCATCGCCCATGCTCTGCACACTTTACTGAACTGTGATTCTGCAGGATCTGACAAGCGAAAGTGTGAAAAGCAAAATCCGTTCACCTCAAAGCAG ttgctGTATTATCTGAAGACAGTGAATTTCACTGATCAGTTTGGAGAGAAAGTATATTTTGACTCCAATGGTGAGCCAGTCCCTCTCTATGACATAATAAACTGGCAGAAGGACATCAAGGGCAAAATCAG ATTTATCAAAGTAGGAAGTTATGATGGTTCAGGTCCAGTGGGAAAACAGCTGCAGGTTAAGCAGAGCACCATTGTATGGACAAGGGGACAGTCACAG GTACCCGTGTCTCAGTGTAGTCCTTCATGTCCTCCTGGCAGTAGGCAGGCCAGACGTACAGGAGAGCCCCACTGCTGCTTTGACTGTCTGTCTTGTGCAGATGGAGAGATCAGCAACCAGACTG GTTCCACTGAGTGTATAAAATGCCCCGAGTCCTACTGGTCAGACAAAGACAGGGTAAAATGTGTTGCAGGAGTTGAAGaattcctctctttctctgacaCCATGGGCATCATCCTAGTTGCACTTACCTCCTTCGGTGTCATCCTAACAAGCATCGTTACCATCGTCTTCCACCACTACCGCACCACACCTATTGTCAAAGCCAACAACTCAGAAATAAGTTTTTTGCTTCTCTTATCACTCAAACTATGTTTCCTGTGTTCCCTGATGTTCATCGGCCAACCGTCTGTGTGGACATGTAGGATCCGCCAGGCAGCATTTGGAATCAGCTTTGTCATCTGTCTGTCCTGCCTGCTTGTCAAAACTATTGTGGTTCTGTTAGCTTTTCAATCTAATGTACCCAGGTCAAGGAAACTGTTTGATCCATCTCATCAGAGGGCAATGATTATGTGTACTACAGCTCCTCAG ATTTGTCTCTGTGCTGGCTGGCTGTTGGGCGCTCCTCCCTTCCCATTCAGGAATCCTGCATACCAAGCCTTAACAGGAAAA ATTGTTGTAGAGTGTAAGGAGCCATGGCCACCTGGATTTTACCTGGTCCTCAGTTACATTGGCCTTCTAGCTTTTGTCTGCCTCCTCCTGGCATTCCTTGGACGGAAGCTGCCGGACACATTCAACGAAGCGAAGCTTATCACTTTCAGCATGCTGATTTTCTGGGCTGTGTGGATCTCTTTCATCCCAGCTTATGTTAGCTCTCATGGGAAGTTCTCTGTGGCTGTGGAAATATTTGCAATATTAGCCTCCAGCTTTGGTCTTCTACTGTGTATTTTTTTGCCTAAatgttacataattttattgcaCCCTGAGAGGAATATTAAGAAAGGCATGACTGGAAAATTCCTTAAATGA